Sequence from the Maribacter aquivivus genome:
CATGGTTCTTGCACCAACAGTCACTAGTGCTATTAAAGCTGCTAATAGTCCCGCACCTATAAAAAACCATATACTTAATGGCACTCTAAATGCATATTCTTCTAGCCATTTATCTAAAGCATACCATGCTATAGGTGTTCCTATTATAAATGCTATACCCACCAATTTTAAAAAGTCTTTGGTTAACAAAACGGTAATTGATGATGTGCTTGCACCTATTACTTTACGTACACCTATTTCTTTTGTACGTTGTGCAACTACCAATAACGACATGGCAAAAAGACCTATACAACTAAGCACTATACCCAAAATGGAACCACTTGTAATAATAGTTGCCATGGTTTTTTCCCTTCTAAAAGTTCTGTCTATATTTTCATCTAAGAAAGAACCTAGAAATTCAGCATTTGGCTCTACTCTTTGCCAAGCACTTTTTATAGCATCAAAAGATTTTGCCATGTCTTCTGGGGCAACTTTTACATATGCATAATACAGTTCATAATCTCTATCTAGAAAAAAGGTAAGCGGCTCTATACTTTTGCTTATATCTTGATGGTTATAATCCTTTAATACCCCAATTACATTATAAGCCACAGAATCTTCATCAAAATATACTCTAGTTGATAATGGATTATTTACTTCATTAAGTTCTCTAACCATTGCCTCGTTAATGACCATACTTAAACTATCTGCACTATATTCTTTACTGAACATACGCCCTTCTAACAGTTGCAAGTCTAATGTCTTTGCGTAATCATAATCTACCGTAAGTACATTGCTATGAACTATTCTGCCCTTGTATTCAAACCCTAATATACTTTTTGATAAACTTCCGTCTTTTCCTCGTCCCAAATTATTATCTGATCCGCTAACCGCTAAAATGTTCCCATTTCCTTGCAGCTCATTTCGCAATAATTCAATAACACGATAGCTGTCTTTCTTTCCATTTAAGGGGATTGATACTACTTGTTCTTTATTGAATCCAAGGTTCTTATTTCGCATAAACTGAATTTGACCTTGAAAGACCAACGTTCCGGTAATCAGCACAATTGCTATTACAAATTGTACGACTATAAGTGCGTTTCTAACTCCGTTTTTTCCTAATTCCCATTTTCCTTTTAGTGCATTTAAGGTATTTAACTTACTTAAAAGTAATGCCGGGTAACCACCCGTTATCAAAGTGACCAATAATATCCCCACTAGGAAACTACCAAGAATGGTTGGTGTCAATAAATTTGCGAAAGTAGCATCGGTATTGAACAAGGTTTTGTAAGGGTCAATCAACAGATTTGCCAATAC
This genomic interval carries:
- a CDS encoding ABC transporter permease: MFKNYLKIAWRNLLKNKVFTAANIVGLTLAFAIALLLTMTALFELSYDQFHENKGSVFQVYYSNQTPKGSDLSTANPIPFAPALKEEVPGIKNIARALSENALVSYGDNDFNLDAEFVDADYFSIFSFPTVMGDSNKPMQNQNSVAITEEAAKKLFGTTDGIGKIVRVLIGKEEKPFTVSGILKSIPDNSSVSFDIAIPFDSHSEYKENIDVWDARNHPVYLQLEDGVTKSQFEKSTVEFTLLHNEGQMENMKRDGAQPDVNGNYAQLGLLPYTDKRFANFNSGVLNVKRTFPYMVLGIAFLIIFIACANFVNMNIALGEKRLKEIGMRKTLGAVKGQLFGQFWLESIMVFVIAIALALVLANLLIDPYKTLFNTDATFANLLTPTILGSFLVGILLVTLITGGYPALLLSKLNTLNALKGKWELGKNGVRNALIVVQFVIAIVLITGTLVFQGQIQFMRNKNLGFNKEQVVSIPLNGKKDSYRVIELLRNELQGNGNILAVSGSDNNLGRGKDGSLSKSILGFEYKGRIVHSNVLTVDYDYAKTLDLQLLEGRMFSKEYSADSLSMVINEAMVRELNEVNNPLSTRVYFDEDSVAYNVIGVLKDYNHQDISKSIEPLTFFLDRDYELYYAYVKVAPEDMAKSFDAIKSAWQRVEPNAEFLGSFLDENIDRTFRREKTMATIITSGSILGIVLSCIGLFAMSLLVVAQRTKEIGVRKVIGASTSSITVLLTKDFLKLVGIAFIIGTPIAWYALDKWLEEYAFRVPLSIWFFIGAGLLAALIALVTVGARTMKAAAANPVKSLRTD